CCTTAATTATTAAATGAAGAAAATAACATTGTGAAGGATCAATCTGCATCTTTTTTATTTCTCCTAAAGTTTTATTGTAATCAATTATTTCTTGCTGGATTGGATTTAGTTTAAAGCTAAAATCTTTGATATAATTTTCTAATTTTTCTGTGATTTGTAGGTTTGCACCCATTTTATTAAAGTTTTTTCTTTAATATCTCATTTATTAATTGAGGATTAGCTTTACCGCCTGAAGCTTTCATTGCCTGACCAACAAAAAACCCAAATAATTTCTCTTTACCATTTTTATATTCAATAGCTTTTTCTCTGTTGTCATTAATTATCTTATCAATCAAGGCTTCTAAAGCTTTTGGATCACTTTGTTGTTTTAAACCTTTTTCTTCAACAATTTTTTGAGGATCTTGATCTCCATCAATCATAAATTCAAATACAGTTTTAGCAATTTTACCCGAAATTGTTCCATTCTTAATTAAATTTACAAGAATAGCTAAATTTTTTGCACTAACAGGACTTTGTGAAATCTCTAAATTTTTATCGTTTAAGACTGCAAATAATTCTCCAGTAATCCAATTGACTGCTAATTTAATATCTTTATTTTTACCCATCTTCGCTACAACTTCTTCAAAATATTTTGAAGTTTCTATATCAGAAACAAGAATGGTTGCTTCGTAGGGAGATAGTTTAAATTCATCAATAAACCTTTTCTTTTTATCATCCGGTAACTCTGGAATATCTTTTTTAATATCATCGATAAATTCCTCAGAAACTTCCAATGGTAGCAAATCAGGATCAGGAAAATATCTATAATCATGAGCATCTTCTTTCGATCTCATAGATCTTGTTTCGTTTTTTTTTGTATCAAACAATCTAGTTTCTTGGTCAATTGTTTGACCTTCTTCAATTAAATCAACTTGTCTATTTGCTTCATATTCAATAGCCATCTGCATAAATTTAATTGAGTTTACATTTTTAATTTCACACCTAGTACCAAATTCTTTTGTACCTTTTGGTCTAACTGAAACATTTACATCAGCTCTCAAAGATCCTTCTTGCATATTGCCATCACAAGTGCCCAGATATCTCATAATTGATCTTAATTTTTTAATATATGCATTGACTTCATCAGGTGATCTTAAATCAGGTTTACTAACAATCTCCATTAAAGCTACTCCAGATCTATTTAAATCTACGAACGTATTTTGAGGATCAAGATCGTGTATACTTTTTCCAGCATCTTGCTCTAGATGTAATCTTTCAATACCAATTTCTTTTTGTCCCTCAGGCAAATCTAAAATTACTTTTCCTTCACCCACAATTGGGTCTTTAAATTGAGAGATTTGATATCCTTGAGGTAAATCAGCATAGAAATAATTTTTTCTATCGAACACTGAACGTTTATTAATTTTTGCGTTTAATCCAATACCAGTTTTAATTGCTTGTTTTACACAGAACTCATTTATCACCGGTAACATTCCAGGAAATGCTGCGTCAACTAAACTTACTTGTGTGTTAGGTTCGGCTCCAAATTTTGTTGCAGAAGAAGAAAAAAGTTTTGATTCCGAAGTTACTTGTGCGTGCACTTCTAGTCCTATTACAACTTCATACTGATTATCCTTTCTGTTGATTAAATATTCACCTTTGCTTTTACTCATTTAATCCACCAATCAGTTATATTATTTTTAAAACCAATTTTTTCTTCCATTGCATATGCTATGTTTAATATGTTTTGCTCATCAAATGCTTTACCAATGATTTGTAATCCTAATGGATAACCTTTTGCATCATGGCCAGCTGGAATAGATATTCCAGGTAATCCAGCTAAATTAACTGGTACAGTAAATATGTCATTTAAATACATAGAAACTGGATCATCTTTTTTTTCACCAATTTTAAAAGCTGAACTTGGTGTAGATGGAGTTAATATTGCATCTACCTGTTTATAAGCTTCGTCAAAATCATTTTTAATTAATTTTCTTACCTTTTGAGCTTTGAGATAATAAGCATCATAATACCCTGAAGATAAAACATATGTTCCAATCATAATACGTCTTTGAACCTCTGCTCCAAAACCTTCAGATCTAGTTTTTTCATACATATCAATTAAATTTTTACCTTCGGCTCTAAAACCGTATTTAACTCCATCATATCTAGCTAAATTTGATGAGGCCTCTGCAGGTGCAACAATGTAATAAGTTGGTAAAGCATAACTTGTATGTGGTAAAGAAATATCAACGACCTCTGCCCCACATTCTTTAATATAATCAATTCCTTTTTGCCATAAATCTTCTATTTCTTTTGGCATTCCTTCAACTCTGTATTCTTTAGGTATTCCTATTTTTTTTCCTTTGATATTTTTGCTAAGTTCTTGGAGATAATTATTTCTTTTAAAATTAATAGAAGTTGAATCTTTATTATCAAAAGTACTAATAACCTCATGTAACAAAGCACAGTCCTCAACATTTTGAGACATTGGACCTGCTTGATCTAGAGATGATGCGAAGGCAACAATTCCATATCGAGAACAACTACCATAAGTAGGTTTAAGACCAACAGTTCCTGTAAATGACGCTGGCTGTCTAATAGATCCACCGGTATCTGTACCTATAGTAATGGGAGTTAATTGTGCAGCTACAGCAGATGCCGAACCACCCGAAGAACCTCCGGGCACTAAATTTTCATCAATTGGATTCTGTACATTGCCATAATAACTTGTTTCATTTGATGAACCCATCGCAAATTCATCACAATTTAACTTGCCTAATAATATCCCTCCAGCATTCCATAAATTATCTGTAACTGTAGACTCATATGTTGGAGTAAAACTTTGTAATATTTTACTTCCAGCGGTTGTTTTGACTTTTTTTGTACAAAATAAATCTTTAACAGCTATTGGGATGCCTGGTAGCTTTAAATCTAGATTTGGTTTTTCATCAAATTGTTTAGCTTTTGTTAAAGCATTTTCAAAATCAGTAGTTATATAAGCATTAAGTGTTTTTGATTTTTCAGATCTTTCTATGAAAGCTTTTGTTACTTCTGTTGAAGAAATTTTTTTTTCTTTAATATTTTTACATAATTTTACTAATGTTTGTGTTGTTAAATCAGACATTATTCAACCACCTTAGGTACTACAAAAAAATCTTTGTTCTCTTTTGGTGAATTTTTAATTATTTCCTCTTTTATGTTATTACTTTTAACTTCATCACCCCTTAATCGGAGAGTTGTCTCAGCAACAGATGTCAAAGGTTCAACATTATCAGTTTTTAATTCATTTAATTTTTCTATAAACTTAAATATAGAATTTAAATCACCAGCTAGTTTTTCTGCTTTTGCTTCATCTACAGATATTCTTGATAATTTAGATATATGCTTTATTGTTTTAAGGTCTATTGTCATATGAAAATAAAATACGTCGCAAACTATCATTTAACATTAAAATTTACAACATGATCACACTAGATGAGTTTAAAAAAAATAACCCGAAAAAATGTAGATTAATTGGATTAGATTTAGGGTCTAAAAGAATTGGGGTCGCAATTTGTGATGAAAATTGGTCTATTGCAACTCCATTTAAAACAATACAAAAAACGACGAAAGAAAATCTTATTAAGGATTTAAATGAGATAATTTTAGAAAATAATATTGAGGGAATCGTAATAGGAAATCCTATAAATATGGATGGTTCGTTAGGTAGATCTGCTCAATCAGTTCAAGATGTATCTTCAAATATCAGTGAATTAGTAAAAATCCCTGTCTGTTTATGGGATGAAAGATTATC
The DNA window shown above is from alpha proteobacterium HIMB5 and carries:
- a CDS encoding glutamyl-tRNA(Gln) and/or aspartyl-tRNA(Asn) amidotransferase, B subunit (PFAM: GatB/GatE catalytic domain; GatB domain~TIGRFAM: aspartyl/glutamyl-tRNA(Asn/Gln) amidotransferase, B subunit); the protein is MSKSKGEYLINRKDNQYEVVIGLEVHAQVTSESKLFSSSATKFGAEPNTQVSLVDAAFPGMLPVINEFCVKQAIKTGIGLNAKINKRSVFDRKNYFYADLPQGYQISQFKDPIVGEGKVILDLPEGQKEIGIERLHLEQDAGKSIHDLDPQNTFVDLNRSGVALMEIVSKPDLRSPDEVNAYIKKLRSIMRYLGTCDGNMQEGSLRADVNVSVRPKGTKEFGTRCEIKNVNSIKFMQMAIEYEANRQVDLIEEGQTIDQETRLFDTKKNETRSMRSKEDAHDYRYFPDPDLLPLEVSEEFIDDIKKDIPELPDDKKKRFIDEFKLSPYEATILVSDIETSKYFEEVVAKMGKNKDIKLAVNWITGELFAVLNDKNLEISQSPVSAKNLAILVNLIKNGTISGKIAKTVFEFMIDGDQDPQKIVEEKGLKQQSDPKALEALIDKIINDNREKAIEYKNGKEKLFGFFVGQAMKASGGKANPQLINEILKKKL
- a CDS encoding glutamyl-tRNA(Gln) and/or aspartyl-tRNA(Asn) amidotransferase, A subunit (PFAM: Amidase~TIGRFAM: aspartyl/glutamyl-tRNA(Asn/Gln) amidotransferase, A subunit) — protein: MSDLTTQTLVKLCKNIKEKKISSTEVTKAFIERSEKSKTLNAYITTDFENALTKAKQFDEKPNLDLKLPGIPIAVKDLFCTKKVKTTAGSKILQSFTPTYESTVTDNLWNAGGILLGKLNCDEFAMGSSNETSYYGNVQNPIDENLVPGGSSGGSASAVAAQLTPITIGTDTGGSIRQPASFTGTVGLKPTYGSCSRYGIVAFASSLDQAGPMSQNVEDCALLHEVISTFDNKDSTSINFKRNNYLQELSKNIKGKKIGIPKEYRVEGMPKEIEDLWQKGIDYIKECGAEVVDISLPHTSYALPTYYIVAPAEASSNLARYDGVKYGFRAEGKNLIDMYEKTRSEGFGAEVQRRIMIGTYVLSSGYYDAYYLKAQKVRKLIKNDFDEAYKQVDAILTPSTPSSAFKIGEKKDDPVSMYLNDIFTVPVNLAGLPGISIPAGHDAKGYPLGLQIIGKAFDEQNILNIAYAMEEKIGFKNNITDWWIK
- a CDS encoding glutamyl-tRNA(Gln) and/or aspartyl-tRNA(Asn) amidotransferase, C subunit (PFAM: Glu-tRNAGln amidotransferase C subunit~TIGRFAM: aspartyl/glutamyl-tRNA(Asn/Gln) amidotransferase, C subunit); protein product: MTIDLKTIKHISKLSRISVDEAKAEKLAGDLNSIFKFIEKLNELKTDNVEPLTSVAETTLRLRGDEVKSNNIKEEIIKNSPKENKDFFVVPKVVE
- a CDS encoding RNAse H domain protein, YqgF family (PFAM: Uncharacterised protein family (UPF0081)~TIGRFAM: RNAse H-fold protein YqgF) is translated as MITLDEFKKNNPKKCRLIGLDLGSKRIGVAICDENWSIATPFKTIQKTTKENLIKDLNEIILENNIEGIVIGNPINMDGSLGRSAQSVQDVSSNISELVKIPVCLWDERLSTVGAFNLSSQLDINVSKREKNIDQNAAAFILQGAIDYLNN